A stretch of the Corythoichthys intestinalis isolate RoL2023-P3 chromosome 22, ASM3026506v1, whole genome shotgun sequence genome encodes the following:
- the znf687b gene encoding zinc finger protein 687b: MGDMKTPDFDDLLAAFDIPDIDAKEAIQSAPDEAEGPHGPSGAPLGKTDNTGVPLSPSDPQGDTSIVSVIVKNKVRAETTASGDDGDAEPDAIDVIAGVDVGPRPGGMVESDALNHNGFGMSGVSAPLSVGQSNGSPWPLSAPKPPAETSGAGAAKSAKQGGNIFNRLKPLLGPGSGDPVGRARKMQLLQQQQDAGQERADSLKAVLPSGSSAGHAPTYFPPSKPLPCPPATLSTQVKPFNGAPKMADYQHQQMAEEEDEDSDADLDSPLVIQESPDSPVSTQMNRRYKDLTQPTSSTQSPPKPGYTPQGASLTPQSGSAGNETPQPEEKNPEHVIEERDSPESPEPEAPKASPQVVPAKRCSSPAVASTPPSSELREPKEEEEEMEVGNGIDKVADTNADKAENACEEKMEVDESKPKGVPAGGTVVAAPGAPSRPLKVRIKTIKTSTGGITRTVTRVAPKGASGGKGPDAKGGGERKVLVNKAPKTDQQQNVSALNALPVSTLAASSVMLAAATKVQNKMAASDKAKVSVTAVNITKSAALPATPAVASSPKFSGIGVRSAAKGSPNGTGGTPQSNKPASIVNSTGAVISRSQSSLVEAFNKILNSKNLLPSYKPDLSAPPPPEWGLPLPAAGYRCLECGDAFALERSLARHYDRRSLRIEVTCNHCAKRLAFFNKCSLLLHAREHKERGLVMQCSHLVMRPVTVEQMIGQQDVTPVGSVLSSSSPSTASSSATSSSSPMKDGAAPPGGGPPRQVRRAPQGPQALMPLPCKKAESLQYNNYKCPECQTQFSCKAALVTHFQQIRAAPNSTCSQCSPPMMLPNSCAVAAHQRIHKHKAPHVCPECGGVARQAGFQTHLDEACLHFARRIGYRCSSCQVVFGGLNSIKSHIQTAHCEVFHKCPSCPMAFKSAPSAQSHIGTQHPTLTGGQAKMIYKCVMCDTVFTQKPLLYMHFDTHLAKQKVHVFKCPDCTKLYAQKGSMMEHIKTTHRFSSAKQESDPPAAVPASGSKAKPPAKPDNSDGEDWGRDNEDDDDDEEEEEEDDDGDEDYEGPGSGSVGLTAGAPTEWTCPQCQSVFTDNEDYLSHVKTEHGKFPCRICGGNFSTSSSLRRHERVIHEGNKRVFHCQYCTEGKRTFGSRFLLDKHIRLKHKGTDGQAAPMTRKRAATGAEGPGSSSEQDGEGVAPAGRPADEEENAPDDAEEGGAAPAKRPRASTEPEEEGSSVFRCVPCGFSTEDGAEFQRHIPQHRADTASFQCLQCGVCFASAGSLGRHRFITHRVRDTQGEAERSGGRASPDGSPRAGATSPQALGEDADGNLICRVCGRRFDKASDLNTHFRTHGMAFLTAHKTDKPQ; this comes from the exons ATGGGGGACATGAAGACCCCAGATTTCGATGACCTGTTGGCAGCGTTCGACATTCCGGATATCGACGCCAAGGAGGCCATCCAGTCCGCGCCAGATGAGGCGGAGGGACCCCACGGGCCCAGCGGGGCACCTCTGGGGAAGACTGACAATACGGGTGTTCCGCTCAGCCCCTCGGAtccgcagggggacacgtccatTGTAAGCGTGattgtgaaaaataaagtgCGTGCCGAGACGACGGCGAGCGGCGACGACGGAGATGCCGAGCCGGACGCTATCGATGTGATTGCCGGTGTAGATGTCGGTCCTCGTCCTGGTGGGATGGTGGAATCGGATGCTCTTAATCATAACGGTTTCGGGATGTCTGGCGTCTCTGCCCCGCTTTCCGTCGGCCAGTCCAACGGTTCCCCGTGGCCCCTTAGCGCACCTAAACCACCGGCAGAAACTTCAGGTGCGGGCGCAGCCAAGTCTGCTAAGCAGGGAGGGAATATATTTAACAGACTCAAGCCTCTATTGGGCCCGGGTTCTGGAGATCCGGTGGGCCGGGCGAGGAAGATGCAGCTTCTCCAACAGCAGCAGGATGCAGGGCAGGAAAGAGCGGACAGCCTAAAAGCGGTGCTACCCTCCGGATCTTCAGCAGGACATGCTCCAACTTACTTCCCGCCCTCTAAACCTCTTCCGTGCCCACCCGCTACACTCTCGACCCAAGTCAAACCTTTCAATGGTGCCCCCAAAATGGCAGACTATCAACATCAGCAGATGGCGGAGGAAGAGGATGAGGATTCTGATGCAGATTTGGACAGTCCGCTGGTCATCCAGGAGAGCCCAGACTCCCCCGTTTCCACACAGATGAACCGTCGTTATAAGGATTTAACCCAGCCTACGTCGTCCACTCAGTCTCCACCCAAGCCAGGGTACACCCCCCAGGGGGCGTCTCTGACCCCCCAGTCAGGGTCCGCCGGGAACGAGACTCCTCAACCGGAGGAAAAGAACCCGGAGCATGTCATCGAAGAGAGGGACTCGCCAGAGAGCCCTGAACCGGAGGCGCCTAAAGCAAGCCCTCAAGTGGTGCCCGCCAAGAGATGTTCCAGCCCTGCTGTAGCCTCCACACCACCTTCTTCTGAGCTAAGAGAGCCcaaagaagaggaggaggagatgGAGGTGGGGAACGGAATTGACAAGGTGGCGGACACTAATGCTGACAAGGCAGAAAATGCGTGCGAGGAGAAGATGGAGGTTGACGAGAGCAAGCCTAAAGGTGTCCCTGCCGGGGGCACCGTAGTCGCCGCACCCGGGGCTCCTTCTCGGCCCCTCAAGGTACGAATAAAGACCATCAAGACATCCACAGGCGGCATCACCAGAACAGTGACTAGGGTGGCTCCCAAGGGTGCCTCTGGGGGCAAAGGTCCTGATGCGAAAGGGGGCGGAGAGCGCAAGGTTTTGGTGAACAAAGCTCCAAAGACTGACCAGCAACAGAATGTGAGCGCCTTAAACGCCCTCCCGGTGTCGACGCTAGCCGCCAGCAGTGTCATGCTAGCCGCCGCCACTAAAGTGCAAAACAAAATGGCTGCCTCGGACAAAGCTAAGGTTTCCGTCACTGCCGTCAACATCACAAAATCAGCAGCTCTGCCCGCCACTCCCGCCGTGGCCTCATCGCCCAAATTCTCCGGGATCGGTGTGCGATCGGCCGCCAAGGGGTCGCCCAACGGCACTGGCGGCACCCCCCAGTCCAATAAACCCGCTTCCATCGTAAACAGCACGGGCGCCGTCATCTCGCGTAGCCAGTCCAGCCTGGTGGAGGCTTTTAACAAGATCCTCAACAGCAAAAACCTGCTGCCCAGCTACAAGCCGGACCTGTCGGCGCCGCCGCCCCCCGAGTGGGGGCTCCCGCTGCCGGCCGCCGGCTACCGCTGCCTGGAGTGCGGTGACGCCTTCGCCCTGGAGCGCAGTCTAGCGCGCCACTACGATCGGCGATCGCTGCGCATTGAGGTGACGTGCAACCACTGCGCCAAGCGGCTGGCCTTCTTCAACAAGTGCAGCCTGCTGCTGCATGCCCGAGAACACAAGGAACGAGGCCTGGTCATGCAGTGCTCGCACTTGGTCATGAGGCCCGTCACCGTGGAGCAGATGATCGGACAGCAGGATGTCACCCCGGTCGGCA GTGTGCTCTCGTCTTCATCTCCCTCCACTGCTTCCTCATCCGCCACCTCCAGCTCCAGCCCGATGAAGGATGGTGCGGCCCCACCCGGCGGAGGTCCACCCCGACAGGTCCGACGCGCCCCTCAAGGCCCGCAGGCTTTAATGcccctgccgtgcaagaaggccgAGAGCCTGCAGTACAACAACTACAAGTGTCCAGAGTGCCAAACGCAATTTTCTTGCAAAGCGGCGCTGGTCACGCACTTCCAGCAGATCAGAGCTGCGCCCAATTCA ACGTGCTCTCAGTGCTCTCCGCCCATGATGCTCCCCAACTCGTGCGCCGTGGCAGCCCACCAGAGGATCCACAAGCACAAAGCTCCCCACGTGTGCCCCGAGTGCGGGGGCGTTGCGCGGCAAGCTGGCTTCCAGACTCACTTGGACGAGGCCTGCCTCCACTTTGCCAGGCGTATCGGCTACAG GTGTTCAAGCTGCCAGGTAGTGTTTGGCGGCTTGAATTCCATCAAGTCCCACATCCAGACGGCCCACTGCGAGGTGTTTCACAAATGCCCCAGCTGCCCAATGGCCTTTAAGTCAGCGCCAAGCGCTCAGAGCCACATCGGCACGCAGCACCCGACGCTCACTGGCGGACAGGCCAA GATGATCTACAAGTGTGTCATGTGCGACACTGTGTTCACCCAGAAACCCTTGCTCTATATGCACTTTGACACACATCTGGCCAAGCAGAAAGTGCATGTCTTCAAGTGTCCTGACTGCACCAAACTTTACGCGCAGAAAGGCTCCATGATGGAGCACATCAAG ACGACGCACAGATTCTCCTCAGCAAAACAAGAATCCGACCCCCCAGCCGCCGTCCCAGCGTCGGGCTCAAAGGCCAAACCCCCGGCAAAGCCCGACAACTCCGATGGCGAAGACTGGGGGCGAGATAATGAGGATGACGACGATgacgaagaggaggaggaagaggacgaCGACGGGGACGAAGACTACGAGGGGCCCGGCTCGGGGTCGGTGGGTCTGACAGCTGGCGCCCCTACAGAGTGGACTTGCCCGCAGTGCCAGAGCGTTTTCACTGACAACGAAGACTATCTCAGCCACGTCAAGACAGAGCACGGCAAG TTCCCTTGTCGTATCTGTGGAGGAAACTTTAGTACGTCCTCCAGCCTCAGACGCCACGAAAGAGTCATCCATGAGGGCAACAAGAGGGTTTTCCATTGCCA GTATTGCACAGAGGGTAAACGTACCTTCGGCAGCCGCTTCCTGCTGGACAAACACATCCGGCTCAAGCACAAGGGCACTGACGGGCAG GCGGCTCCGATGACCAGGAAGCGCGCTGCCACGGGCGCAGAAGGTCCCGGCAGCTCCTCGGAACAGGACGGCGAGGGAGTTGCTCCCGCCGGCAGGCCCGCAGATGAGGAAGAAAACGCCCCGGACGATGCGGAGGAAGGGGGCGCTGCCCCCGCCAAGAGACCCCGTGCCTCGACGGAGCCGGAGGAAGAGGGCAGCAGCGTGTTCCGCTGCGTGCCTTGCGGCTTCTCTACGGAAGATGGCGCCGAGTTCCAGCGTCACATCCCGCAGCACCGCGCCGACACCGCCTCTTTCCAGTGCCTGCAGTGCGGCGTCTGCTTCGCTTCGGCCGGCTCGCTGGGCCGACACCGCTTCATCACCCATCGAGTGCGGGACACCCAGGGCGAGGCAGAGCGCAGCGGGGGTCGTGCATCCCCGGATGGCTCGCCCCGCGCCGGCGCCACCTCGCCTCAAGCTCTGGGCGAGGACGCCGACGGCAACCTGATCTGCAGGGTGTGCGGGCGGCGTTTCGACAAGGCGTCGGATCTCAACACCCATTTCCGGACCCATGGCATGGCCTTCCTCACAGCACACAAGACGGACAAACCCCAGTAG